A segment of the bacterium genome:
TCGCGCGCGAGGCGCGCCGTCACGCCGGCGGCGAACCCCGCGGGCGGGCGGCGCAACGGCTCCACCGACGCCGCCGCGCGCAGCACCTGGCGGAAACGGCGCAGCCCCGCCTCGAACAGCCGGCACTCCCCGCAGCGCTCGAGGTGCCCCTCGAAGGCCAGCAGCTCGTCGCCCTCGAGCCGCTCGTCGACGAAGACCGAGGCCAGCTCCCGGAACCGCTCGCAACGCGGGTCGCTCACGGCTCCCTCCGGCGCGGGGCCGCGTGGAAGGCGCCGAGCCGCTCCTGCAGCGCCCGGCGACCGCGGAAGATCCGCGAGCGCACGGTCCCGATCGGCACACCCATCGCTTCGGCCATCTCCTCGTAGCTCATCCCTTCCAGGTCGCAGAACACGACCGCCTCCCGCTGCTCCTCGGGCAGGCTCTCGAGCCCCCGCCGCAGCTGCTCCCAGAACTCCCGCCGGAAGACTTCGTCCTCGGGGCTCGCGCCCCCGTCCTCCACGACCGTCGCGCCCTCGCCCTCGCCGATCTCCTCGTGCACGGGGCGGCGCCCGCGCGTCCGGTAGAAGTTGCGGCAGAGGTTGAGGGCGATCTTGTACAGCCAGGTGTAGAGCGACGACTCGCCCTTGAACTCGCCGATCGACCGGTATGCACGGATGAAGACCTCCTGCGCCAGGTCGTCGGCCGCGTCCGGGCCCCCGACCATCCGCTGGACCATCCGGTAGATCCGGTCCTGGTACTTGAGCACCAGGGCCTCGAAGGCGCGGTGGTCCCCGCGCCTCGCAGACTCCACCAGCTGGCGTTCACCTTCAGTTGTCCCCTGCTCGCCACTCGTCACGGGAATTAGACCGGCCTCCCGGGGAAAAGTTCCGTCCCGCCCGGCGCGGGCGGCCCGCTAGATGCCGAGGATCTCGCGGACGACCTTGAGCAGGTTGGCCGTCTGGATCGGCTTCGGGATGTAGGACCGCGCCCCGAGGGCCATCCCC
Coding sequences within it:
- a CDS encoding zf-HC2 domain-containing protein, which produces MSDPRCERFRELASVFVDERLEGDELLAFEGHLERCGECRLFEAGLRRFRQVLRAAASVEPLRRPPAGFAAGVTARLAR
- a CDS encoding sigma-70 family RNA polymerase sigma factor produces the protein MESARRGDHRAFEALVLKYQDRIYRMVQRMVGGPDAADDLAQEVFIRAYRSIGEFKGESSLYTWLYKIALNLCRNFYRTRGRRPVHEEIGEGEGATVVEDGGASPEDEVFRREFWEQLRRGLESLPEEQREAVVFCDLEGMSYEEMAEAMGVPIGTVRSRIFRGRRALQERLGAFHAAPRRREP